The sequence ATCCGACCCGTCGCTCGAATCGATTTCCGGCTTGAAGACATATTTAACTCTGCCCTCTTTTATGAGCGATAGAAATCCGCCATAGTGGTCGTTGTCAACATGAGAAATAAAACCGTAGCGAATCACATCAATTCCCAGATAGTCCATAAGCGGGATGATAGTTCTCTTTCCGTTATCGAAGTAATCCGTTGCGCTACCCGCGTCTATCAACATATATTCGCCCGATGGCAGTCCTATGAGGAATGAGTCGCCCTGTCCTACGTCGATTGCCATTATGGTTAAGTTATCGCGAGGGAAATATTCGTAATTGTCTATTTTCATAAATAAAATCATAACGGCGCCCGAAAGGATTGCAGCTGTAACTCGAAAAGAGATATTTTTGTAACGATACGCCAAATATCCAAGTAATATCAATACGATATAAAAAAGTATCAGGTCGTACCAGGAAAACTGATTAATTCTCACATAAGCAAAATCTATCGAGCCTATAAAATCTGTAACCGTTAACATTAAATGGGAAAAAAGGATTGCGGCAGATGCGTATAATTTGCCCAAGAGCGGAAACGCCGCCGAGAACGCCAAAGTTATGATTCCCAGGGAGACTATAATTCCAACCAACGGGATTACAATAAGATTCGACAATAACGCTATAAGCGATACTTTGTGAAAATAAATAATCGTAAACGGCAATGTGCCAATTTGAGCGGCAAGAGATACAGTCATAAACAATAAAATATTTTTAAGCCATCTTTTGTTTTTTTGATTAAAGTATTCACGTCCGACTATCAAGTTGTTAAAATACGGCGTTAGCGCAAGAATAGAGAGCACGGCGGCGAACGATAACTGAAAACCGGGTTCGAACAGTTCGCCGGGATTTATTATAAGAATTATAAACGCGGCTATCGCAAGAGTATTGAACGGCGAGGAATCCCTGCCGAAATATTTGGCTATGAGATAGACCGAAGCCATAATAACCGCTCTCGTAACCGAAGGAGGGGAATTTGTAATAATCATGTAAACAACCAGTCCTGATACCGTAAGCAAATATCTTATCGTTATATTAATACGTTGGAGCAAAACAAAAAATATAAAAGCAATAAAACCTACATGTAGTCCCGATACTGCCAAAATATGAATAACGCCCGCATTTATAAACTTTTCTTTTATTTCGTAATCGATCATATTTCTGTCTGCCAGTAAAAGTCCGCGGAGCAATGACGCCGTGATAAAATCGTGCTGTCTAAATATCATTTTGTCTATCGAGCGCCGTATTTTAAATACAAGATCGGGGAAGAATTTTCTCTCGCTATCCGTCAGTGTAAAATTATCCGAATCATATACATAAAAGAGGGCGCTTATTTTTCTCCTGAAAAGATAGTCCTGATAATCGAACTCGCCGGGATTCCTTTTGTCTCGTGCCTTCATTAATGTCCCCTCCATACGAACCCGGTTGCCCACAGAAATTTCATTATAAATACTTCGCAAGTTTTTATTTGCAGAAATTATGGCGCAGTAAATTTTTACTTTCTTTTTTGAGATGCTTTCGCTCCATTTAACGCTGTCGACGTCAACCGTAAAGTTCAGCCTGTCTTTCCTTATCAAATCGATGTCGGAAATTCTACCGTAGAGCCGGGCATGTCTGTATTTTGGGAGCGCATAAGGATAACTAAATTTTTCGGATTCGGAGAGAGCGTAGTGGAAAGCTCCCGAGGAAATTACCAACAGCATTACAAAAAATGTGTGGTAATTTGATTTGCTTTTCGAAAACAGAATGATCGATAAGATAAGTAGCGTTAAGAGCGCTGGGAAGATTATATTTATTGGAAGTTTGAAGATTGATTCGAGTATTATTCCGCAAATAAAAAAAACTATGAATTTTATAAGCGGATATTCATTCACTCATATAACTCCATTATGGAACTTTTAATGTCGTATAATGATTTAATGCGCGGAGCTATTCTCTCCGCATATTTTCCGTATGCCAAACCGAGAGCGGGATTGAGCGTATGAGTTCTTACGGTAAGGTCCTCGAAGTTTCCGTGGTCGGAACAGATCAAAAGAGTCATTTCATCGGGGAGAATTTTAACAAGGTTATGCAAAAAACCGTCGAGCGTATTAACTGTACGGTCGAATAAATCGAGATTTCTCCCGTGTCCCAGGTGATCGGTATGAAAATATTCAAACAATGTAAAATGATTTCGGGACGCTATGCGAACGAGTCTCCTTGCCGCCAATTCGGGCGATATAACTTTTAATTTATAATTCATCTTATGGACAAATCTGTAATTGTCGATATCCGCGCTCAAGGCTCTGCCTTTATGCAAGTCGTTTATCTTATTCAGTTTTACGCCGCTTAATAAACAGGATAACGTAGTAACGCTCAGCATTCGTCTTCCTTTTTTGACATAATCGAAGAATTGTTTCGGATATGCGTTCACAAAAGCAACTTTCTTTCTTTTGCGTTTCAGTTCGATAAAAATATTTTTTTCTTTAATTATGGGAACCAGGGTCGAATAAGGATACGGCCCGAAATGTTTGCCGATAATTTTCGGAGCGTTGACGCCGCAGAAAATCGCCGTTTGTCCTGTTCCGCTGAGCGGAATATCCGGAACTCCCATCAATGCGTCGATCGGAAAAACAAACGAGTTTTTACCTTCAAGATATCGTTTTTCGAGATGCGGAATTTCGCCGAAAAGTTCTTTGAATATCTTAAAATCGTATTTGAAGAAGGGATTGTTAATATAGTCCTTTTTTCCGATTCCCACCCCGTCAATAAATATCATCAAAACGGATTTCACATATTTCCTTTTTCTTTTGATTCTACGAGTAATGTTACCGGACCGTCATTAAAAATTTTCACAAGCATCATTGCTGCAAAAATACCGTTTTTAACTTTCGCTTCGCCAAGATTAAATTTCATTCTTTCGATAAACTTTTCGTACAAATCATTTGCCGTTTCCGGTTTTGCCGCGTCCGAAAAACTGGGACGATTGCCTCGTCTGGTATCGCCGTATAACGTAAATTGTGAAATTACGAGGGCTTCCCCGTCGATATCTTTAACGGACAAATTCATTTTGCCCTGACCGTCTTCGAATATACGCAAATTGCAGCATTTATCCGCCACAAAGTTTACGTCTTCAATCGTGTCGCCTTCTTTGACGCCAAGCAGAATTACCATACCTTTCCCGATCGAAGCGAAATGTTTCGGCTCTTCAATTGTGACGGAACCTTCCGAAACTCTTTGAACCAACGCTCTCATAATTTTTGCCCGTATATTATTCTGTCGATTTTTTGATAATCCCTGACAATTTCTATATTGTCAAAATCGTACTTCTTCATGATGGCACTAACTTCCGCCGACTGTCCCTGTCCCAATTCGAAAAATAATCTTCCGCCGGGCGATAAAAATTGGATTGCCAATTCCGCAATTCTTTTATAAAAGCTGTATCCGTCCTTATAATCGGTAACAGCAATACCGGGTTCGTAACGTGCCACTTCTTCCTGCAGTTTATTATATTCATCATAGCTTACGTATGGCGGATTCGAAACAATTATATCAAACCGGATGTCCGGGAACAGATATTCTTCAAAAATATCTTTTTTAATAAATTCGATTGAATCCGAAACATCGTGCAAAGTTGCATTGTGCTGCGCAAGTTTAATCGCATCTTCGGATTTATCGATAGCGACAATTCCGGCGCCTTGTAAGTTTAGCGCAAGAGCGACTGCAATGTTCCCGCTTCCTGTTCCGATATCAAGAATCCTGAGAGATTCGGCGTCGTTATGCAGTTCGATAATTTTTTCCACCAGCAGCTCTGTTTCAGGTCTGGGGATAAGCGCGGATTCGTTGACTTCGAATTTCAGACCGTAAAACTCGGTATAACCCAAAATATATTGTAAAGGCTCTCTAGCGCCTCTGCGTCGTATCAATTCCCTGTACCGGTCTATTTCATCTTCTTTAAGAGGTTGATCGAATCGCAGATAAAGGTCCATCCTCTTGCAGTTAAGAACATCGGCAAGCAACAACTCTGCATTCAAACGCGGCGACTCTACGCCTTTTTTTTCAAGATACTCTGCGGACAAAGTTACGGCATTAAGAACTGTCAACATGTTATTCAACTTCTATGAAATCTCTTACGTCTACAATCATCATTCCGGCTGCTTTCGCCGCTTCGACGCCGAAGTCGCCGTCTTCATATACAACGCAATATTCTGGTTCTACGGTCAACTTCTCGGCTGCATAGAGAAAGATATCGGGAGCCGGTTTGTGTTTGATATTGTCGTCCGCCGTTACAATCAAATCGAAGTATTTATCGAGTCCCGTAACAATCAGCGACTGCATAACATTATCTTTAGAACCGCCGGAAACTACAGCCATCGGCAGTTTATTGTGGTATTCATAGACAACCGAAGCAACCGGGTCGATCGGTTTTATGGAATCGGCATATTGTTTGAAAAATTCATTCTTGGCGGCTACTATTTTTTCGGGGTCGGCGTTCGTTCCGAACTGTTTGTTATATAACCGAATGATTTCCTTGGACGGCATCCCCTTCTTCGAGAAGAAAAAATCATAATCGAATTTATAGCCGTAAAAATTTATGGCGTATTCCCACGCTTTCAGATGCAGAGGCATAGTATCTACCAAAGTGCCGTCGCAATCGAACAATAGCGCTCTGGCTTTAGGATCGGGTTGCATTTTCGTACTCCTTTCAGAAATTCTAAAATTTGGAAGTACAAATATACTTATTTCCCCGAATAATAGATTTCATTCCATTTCAATTCTTTTTTAAACTGATTGATCTCTGTCGAGTTGTCAATCAATAAGAATTCGACGCCCGCCATTTCGGCAAAGTCGTACAAATATTCCGAAGTGACGGATTGACTGAAACAAGTATGATGAGCGCCGCCGGCGTAAATCCAAGCCGTAGCCGCCGTATGGAGATCCGGTTCCGGTTTCCACAACGCTCGTGCCACCGGAAGTTTTGGTAGATTATGTTCCGGCTCAACTACTTTAACGTTATTGACTATTAATCGGAAACGGTTGCCCATGTCGATCAAAGACGCATTGAGCGCATTGCCCGGAGCTACGTCAAAGACCAAACGTGGCGGGTCGTCTTTTCCACCGATAGATAAAGGATGAATTTCGAGCATTGGTTTTTCGGAGGCTATCGATTCGCAGACTTCGAGCATATGAGCGCCGAGCACAAGCGTATTAGAAGGGTCGAAGTGATAAGTGTAATCTTCCATAAACGACGTTCCGCCTTTCAAACCGGAAGACATCACTTTAACGGCTCTTACAAGAGCGGCTGTTTTCCAATCCCCTTCAGCGCCAAAACCGTATCCTTCAGCCATCAAACGTTGGACGGCAATACCGGGAAGCTGGCTCAATCCGTGGAGGTCTTCAAATGTGGTAGTAAAGCCTACGAAGTTTCCCTCTTCCAAAAAATTTCTCATTCCTGCTTCTATTTTTGCCGCTTCGTAAAGACGGCGGTAATTTTCATCACCTTCTTTGAAAGGCGTATTTATTTTGTATGACTTTTTATAAACATCGATCAACTCTTTAACCGTTGATTCGCTTACTTTATTTACATACGCAACCAAATCGCCCACTCCGAAACCGTAAACCGAATAGCCGAGTTTTATCTGAGCTTCGACTTTATCCCCTTCCGTCACGGCTACATCTCTCATATTGTCTCCGAAGCGCGCAATACGCGCCCCCTGAGAATCAGCCCACGCAATTGCAGCTCTAACCCACACTGAGATTTTATTAATGACATTTGCATTCTGCCAGTGTCCCGTTACAACCTTTCTGTTTAATCCCATTCGCGTACAGATGAACCCGAATTCTCGATCGCCGTGAGCCGCCTGATTCAAATTCATAAAATCCATATCGATACTGTCCCATGGAATATCCCGGTTAAACTGAGTATGGAGGTGCAAAAACGGTTTGTTCAATAAGTTTAATCCTCTTATCCACATTTTTGCAGGCGAGAATGTATGCATCCAGAAGATTAAGCCGGCGCATTTGGAGTTGCTGTTTGCTTCGATTGCAAGATTTGCAATGGCGTCCGGCGTTGTTAAAACGTCTTTAAAAACAATTTTAATCGGAATTTCGTTTTTGGCGTTAAGCTCATTTACAATTGCAACCGAGTTCTCCTTGACTTTGGTTAAAGTTTCCTGACCATACAAATGCTGGCTTCCGGCGGCAAACCATATTTCATATTTATTAATATCAATCATTTTTCCCCCTGTTGTTTCATTTGTCCGTAATAGGAATTGGGACCGTGTTTTCTCATAAAATGTTTGTTTAATATATAGTCGGGCAGATTTTGAACGTCTTTATTCAACGACAAAGTTTTAAACGCTATTTCCGCAATTTTCTCGAGAATCAGATTTTTTTCGACGGATTCAGCCGGCGATTTTCCCCAGCAGAAAGGTCCGTGTCCCGCAACGAGAATTCCCGGCGCCGATTCAATTTGCATTCCCGCCAATCTTTCGATTATAACCAAACCGGTATTTTTTTCGTAATCGCTCATTACCTCCTCTTCCGTTAAAAATCTCGTAAGCGGCACAGAACCGTAAAAATTGTCGGCATGAGTAGTACCGAGGCACGGTATTTCCATAAGCGCCTGTGCAAAGACCGTAGCATAAGTGCTGTGAGAATGAGTTATGCCGTTAATACCGGGGAAAGCTTTGTAAAGTTCAATATGAGTGGGAGTATCGGAAGAAGGTTTCAGTTCGCCTTCGACAACGTTCCCGTTCATATCGACCACAACCATATCGTCGGCTGTCATTTCGTCGTAGTCGACGCCGCTCGGTTTAATTACGACCAGATTTTTATCCCTGTCGATGCCGCTTACATTTCCCCAGGTAGAAATAATCAGATTGTATTCCACAAGTCGAAGGTTGGCGTCAAACACATCTCTTTTTAAATTTTCGAGCATTATTCACCGCTCCTGACTTTATCTCTTATATATAATAAATCCTTCATGACGTTATAAAGATTTTCCTTATAATCTTTTGCGCCGAAAGAATCGTGCAGCTGCGAATAAAGCCGATAGAGTTGTTTATATATTTCGTGATTCTGCGGAATCG comes from Melioribacter roseus P3M-2 and encodes:
- a CDS encoding DNA internalization-related competence protein ComEC/Rec2 — encoded protein: MNEYPLIKFIVFFICGIILESIFKLPINIIFPALLTLLILSIILFSKSKSNYHTFFVMLLVISSGAFHYALSESEKFSYPYALPKYRHARLYGRISDIDLIRKDRLNFTVDVDSVKWSESISKKKVKIYCAIISANKNLRSIYNEISVGNRVRMEGTLMKARDKRNPGEFDYQDYLFRRKISALFYVYDSDNFTLTDSERKFFPDLVFKIRRSIDKMIFRQHDFITASLLRGLLLADRNMIDYEIKEKFINAGVIHILAVSGLHVGFIAFIFFVLLQRINITIRYLLTVSGLVVYMIITNSPPSVTRAVIMASVYLIAKYFGRDSSPFNTLAIAAFIILIINPGELFEPGFQLSFAAVLSILALTPYFNNLIVGREYFNQKNKRWLKNILLFMTVSLAAQIGTLPFTIIYFHKVSLIALLSNLIVIPLVGIIVSLGIITLAFSAAFPLLGKLYASAAILFSHLMLTVTDFIGSIDFAYVRINQFSWYDLILFYIVLILLGYLAYRYKNISFRVTAAILSGAVMILFMKIDNYEYFPRDNLTIMAIDVGQGDSFLIGLPSGEYMLIDAGSATDYFDNGKRTIIPLMDYLGIDVIRYGFISHVDNDHYGGFLSLIKEGRVKYVFKPEIDSSDGSDIELENLLMSKQVPYEYYENKIIKHPKSRIYVMNVNKDDVLLNSNDRSGILKIVYGSTSFLFTGDASKKIESVLINRCGEFLQSDVLKVAHHGSKTSTSEKFLKCVKPSYAIISAGEGNYFNHPSPEIIDLLNRKNVRILRTDKQGALLLRSDGENIEVINWKKLESGLIF
- the prmC gene encoding peptide chain release factor N(5)-glutamine methyltransferase, whose protein sequence is MLTVLNAVTLSAEYLEKKGVESPRLNAELLLADVLNCKRMDLYLRFDQPLKEDEIDRYRELIRRRGAREPLQYILGYTEFYGLKFEVNESALIPRPETELLVEKIIELHNDAESLRILDIGTGSGNIAVALALNLQGAGIVAIDKSEDAIKLAQHNATLHDVSDSIEFIKKDIFEEYLFPDIRFDIIVSNPPYVSYDEYNKLQEEVARYEPGIAVTDYKDGYSFYKRIAELAIQFLSPGGRLFFELGQGQSAEVSAIMKKYDFDNIEIVRDYQKIDRIIYGQKL
- the araA gene encoding L-arabinose isomerase; protein product: MIDINKYEIWFAAGSQHLYGQETLTKVKENSVAIVNELNAKNEIPIKIVFKDVLTTPDAIANLAIEANSNSKCAGLIFWMHTFSPAKMWIRGLNLLNKPFLHLHTQFNRDIPWDSIDMDFMNLNQAAHGDREFGFICTRMGLNRKVVTGHWQNANVINKISVWVRAAIAWADSQGARIARFGDNMRDVAVTEGDKVEAQIKLGYSVYGFGVGDLVAYVNKVSESTVKELIDVYKKSYKINTPFKEGDENYRRLYEAAKIEAGMRNFLEEGNFVGFTTTFEDLHGLSQLPGIAVQRLMAEGYGFGAEGDWKTAALVRAVKVMSSGLKGGTSFMEDYTYHFDPSNTLVLGAHMLEVCESIASEKPMLEIHPLSIGGKDDPPRLVFDVAPGNALNASLIDMGNRFRLIVNNVKVVEPEHNLPKLPVARALWKPEPDLHTAATAWIYAGGAHHTCFSQSVTSEYLYDFAEMAGVEFLLIDNSTEINQFKKELKWNEIYYSGK
- a CDS encoding HAD family hydrolase, which gives rise to MQPDPKARALLFDCDGTLVDTMPLHLKAWEYAINFYGYKFDYDFFFSKKGMPSKEIIRLYNKQFGTNADPEKIVAAKNEFFKQYADSIKPIDPVASVVYEYHNKLPMAVVSGGSKDNVMQSLIVTGLDKYFDLIVTADDNIKHKPAPDIFLYAAEKLTVEPEYCVVYEDGDFGVEAAKAAGMMIVDVRDFIEVE
- the dtd gene encoding D-aminoacyl-tRNA deacylase, with translation MRALVQRVSEGSVTIEEPKHFASIGKGMVILLGVKEGDTIEDVNFVADKCCNLRIFEDGQGKMNLSVKDIDGEALVISQFTLYGDTRRGNRPSFSDAAKPETANDLYEKFIERMKFNLGEAKVKNGIFAAMMLVKIFNDGPVTLLVESKEKGNM
- a CDS encoding alkaline phosphatase family protein, which encodes MKSVLMIFIDGVGIGKKDYINNPFFKYDFKIFKELFGEIPHLEKRYLEGKNSFVFPIDALMGVPDIPLSGTGQTAIFCGVNAPKIIGKHFGPYPYSTLVPIIKEKNIFIELKRKRKKVAFVNAYPKQFFDYVKKGRRMLSVTTLSCLLSGVKLNKINDLHKGRALSADIDNYRFVHKMNYKLKVISPELAARRLVRIASRNHFTLFEYFHTDHLGHGRNLDLFDRTVNTLDGFLHNLVKILPDEMTLLICSDHGNFEDLTVRTHTLNPALGLAYGKYAERIAPRIKSLYDIKSSIMELYE
- a CDS encoding L-ribulose-5-phosphate 4-epimerase produces the protein MLENLKRDVFDANLRLVEYNLIISTWGNVSGIDRDKNLVVIKPSGVDYDEMTADDMVVVDMNGNVVEGELKPSSDTPTHIELYKAFPGINGITHSHSTYATVFAQALMEIPCLGTTHADNFYGSVPLTRFLTEEEVMSDYEKNTGLVIIERLAGMQIESAPGILVAGHGPFCWGKSPAESVEKNLILEKIAEIAFKTLSLNKDVQNLPDYILNKHFMRKHGPNSYYGQMKQQGEK